Part of the Leucobacter insecticola genome is shown below.
TCAATCTCGCCATCGCGTTGGTGACACTCTCCTCGCTGTCCTTCCTCGGTATCGGGGTCGCGCCGGGCACCCCCGACTGGGGTCGGCAGGTGACCGACGGTCGGGGGCTGATGGGGATAATCCCGCCATGATGCTGGTGCCCGCGGTCCTGATCGTGGCGGTCACGATGGCCATCAACGTCCTGGGTGACCACCTGGGCGATCGTCTGCGCGAACGAGGAATGCAATGAGTCCATCACACGCTACCGATTCTGCTCCCGCGGACCTACCAGCCACCGAGGCCGGACCTCGAGGAGTGCGCGTTGAAGGACTCCAGGTGGGCACCTCGGAACGCACTATTGTCGAACCACTCGATCTCTTCGTTGAGCCCGGAGAAATGCTCGCCATCATTGGCGAGTCTGGCTCAGGGAAATCGCTCACGGCACGCGCCATCACGGGGCTTCTTCCAAGGGGTGTGCACGCAGCAGGAAGCGCCGAGATAGCCGGCTTCCGCTACGATCTCGCGAGCACCCAGGCAAACATCTGGCGACAGGTTCGCGGCAGGCGTGCCGTTCTGCTGCTGCAGGATCCCTTCACGAGCCTGAGCCCGGTACTCCGCTGTGGCGAACAGATCGCGCTCACTATCCGTGCGCGCGCCGAGGTGCTCGGGCAGCGTCTGGATCGCGCCGCAGTCACCGCAGAGGTGACCCGGCGACTCTCCGAGGTACAACTGCCAGCCCGTGTCGCAGGGAAGTTCCCCACTGAACTGTCCGGCGGCATGCGGCAACGTGTCGCCATTACGGCGGCGCTTGCAGCCGAGCCTGAGCTTCTCATCGCCGACGAGCCGACCACCGCCCTCGACGCGAGCACCCAGGGCGAGGTACTCGACCTGCTACGTGCTCTGCAGGCGGTGCATCGCACGAGCCTGATCCTGATCAGTCACGACCTCGGGGTTATTGACGGCCGCGCCGACCGCGTTATGGTGATGCGGCAGGGTGAGGTGGTCGAGCGAGGCACCACCGCGCGGGTACTTAGTGCGCCTGAACACAGCTACACTCGCGCACTGATCGAGGCAAACCCCTCCGTGTCAGACGCCGTGCCAGCAGCCACCGCTGCCGGAAGTCCAGTTCTCGTTGCGTCCGGACTAACGAAGAACTTTGGTACCGCCACGGCACTCTCAGATGCCTCGGTCGACGTGGCCGCAGGCGAGATCGTCGCTATCGTCGGCGAGTCAGGTTCCGGGAAGTCCACTCTGGCGCGCGCGGTCGCCGGCCTCGAGGTGCCCGACACGGGTACGGTACTGTTGCACGGTAAAGCCCTCCCCCGGGACGGCGCGGGCGCAAGCCCGGCGAGATCCAGATCGTGTTCCAGGATCCCTATTCCACGCTGAATCCCTCGTTCACGATCGCACAGTCACTAGAGGAGGCGATCCGGGCGGGCGGCGACAATACGCGCACCGTGAGCAGCCTGCTTGAGCTTGTCGAGCTCGATCCCGCGCTCGCACAGCGCAGGCCCTCCCAACTCTCTGGCGGGCAGCGGCAGCGTGTCGCTATTGCACGAGCGCTAGCTCCGAACCCCGAGGTGCTCATCTGCGACGAAAGTGTCTCAGCACTCGACGTATCAGTACAGGCGCAAATACTTGCGCTACTCACTCGGCTGCGTGACGAACTCGGCCTCGCGATGCTATTTATCACCCACGACCTCGGTGTAGTCGCGCGGATTGCGAGCCGCGTGGTGGTGCTGCGCAATGGTGAGATCGTCGAACGAGGAGAGACAACCCGAGTATTGCACGATCCGCAACACGACTACACCAAGCTACTTGTTGCAGCAGCCAAGCACGACAGCATGCGACAGCCCCACAGCACAGATAGTACCGCCACGAACGTTACAGCTCCAGACGCTCCCAGCTCAGCTCAGATCGGAATGCAATGACCCACCCCGCCGTAGCGCGCATCGAAACTCACTCCGAAGCTCACATGCCCGATGCCTTAAGCCCTCAGCCCAGCGAGGCCCGCAAGATCCTTTGGGCTCTCGACCGGCAACTGTGGACGCCGCAAACTCTCGTCGCACTCGATGCGCAGGGGAACCCGCTGGGAGTGACGCTCATCGCCGGGCGCCCTCTCACCAATTACCGCAAAATCGTCGACGTGTTCGCTGCGAACGACGAAGTATTTGGGGCGCTCATCGACGCCGTGCTCGCAGACCCGGGGGCCAGTGTTTTAGGTATAGCTCCGCTTGTAGTGCATTTCGAGGAACACATCGCGCTGGAGCCGCTTTCGGCTTCCCGGCGTGCGCTGCTTGGCGAGCGCGGCTTTGTCGCTGCTCCCGCCCCCGTGCCGTCGGTGCCGAGCACGCGCGCGGGAGATCCCAACGAGGTCGCAGTGTGGTCACGCTGGAACACCTCGCGGCCGGTCCGGCTCGCACCCTACTACGGTCAGACCACCGAGGTCACCTGCGGCGCGGTCGCCTCACTGATGGCACTCGAACAGCGCGGTGCTGGAGCCTTCAACACAGAAAGCCTCGCCGAAAACCGGGCGACGGAGATCGCAACCTGGCGTCGGGCCACCAATCTCCCCGCCTGCGAACCCATCGGTCTCGCGGTCGAGGTCGCGAACTCCGGCACCGCCAAGGGTTTGCTACCTTCCCTTCCCAGCGTCTTCCTGAGCGCGA
Proteins encoded:
- a CDS encoding ATP-binding cassette domain-containing protein, with amino-acid sequence MSPSHATDSAPADLPATEAGPRGVRVEGLQVGTSERTIVEPLDLFVEPGEMLAIIGESGSGKSLTARAITGLLPRGVHAAGSAEIAGFRYDLASTQANIWRQVRGRRAVLLLQDPFTSLSPVLRCGEQIALTIRARAEVLGQRLDRAAVTAEVTRRLSEVQLPARVAGKFPTELSGGMRQRVAITAALAAEPELLIADEPTTALDASTQGEVLDLLRALQAVHRTSLILISHDLGVIDGRADRVMVMRQGEVVERGTTARVLSAPEHSYTRALIEANPSVSDAVPAATAAGSPVLVASGLTKNFGTATALSDASVDVAAGEIVAIVGESGSGKSTLARAVAGLEVPDTGTVLLHGKALPRDGAGASPARSRSCSRIPIPR
- a CDS encoding ATP-binding cassette domain-containing protein is translated as MFQDPYSTLNPSFTIAQSLEEAIRAGGDNTRTVSSLLELVELDPALAQRRPSQLSGGQRQRVAIARALAPNPEVLICDESVSALDVSVQAQILALLTRLRDELGLAMLFITHDLGVVARIASRVVVLRNGEIVERGETTRVLHDPQHDYTKLLVAAAKHDSMRQPHSTDSTATNVTAPDAPSSAQIGMQ
- a CDS encoding peptidase C39 family protein translates to MTHPAVARIETHSEAHMPDALSPQPSEARKILWALDRQLWTPQTLVALDAQGNPLGVTLIAGRPLTNYRKIVDVFAANDEVFGALIDAVLADPGASVLGIAPLVVHFEEHIALEPLSASRRALLGERGFVAAPAPVPSVPSTRAGDPNEVAVWSRWNTSRPVRLAPYYGQTTEVTCGAVASLMALEQRGAGAFNTESLAENRATEIATWRRATNLPACEPIGLAVEVANSGTAKGLLPSLPSVFLSATGPVLIEEFSSEESERALRIDLQLESLRQAEALRIPIERRWLEVDEIAALVSGGAELLLLIDLTLLINDPTPHWVLASDFVDGSLIISDPWVQYPNGETWADTFALPIPLESIDRITRWGDPSYRGVIVLPG